A single genomic interval of Halostella salina harbors:
- the mnhG gene encoding monovalent cation/H(+) antiporter subunit G produces MTPTEIAVVVLAAGGVFFGLVAAVGLLRLPDLYTRTHAASKSDTLGAVLALGAAALAFDAGVPTVKIALLLLFMFITNPTAAHAITRAAYDQEIEPWTADEEGEG; encoded by the coding sequence CCTCGCGGCCGGCGGCGTGTTCTTCGGCCTGGTCGCGGCCGTCGGCCTGCTCCGACTGCCGGACCTGTACACCCGGACCCACGCCGCCTCGAAGAGCGACACGCTCGGCGCGGTGCTCGCGCTCGGCGCTGCCGCGCTGGCGTTCGACGCCGGCGTCCCCACCGTCAAGATCGCACTGCTGCTCCTCTTTATGTTCATCACGAACCCGACCGCCGCCCACGCGATCACCCGGGCGGCGTACGACCAGGAGATCGAACCGTGGACCGCCGACGAGGAGGGGGAGGGCTGA
- a CDS encoding DUF4040 domain-containing protein, translated as MVSALEVATLVFVLGTALTAALLRDVLGAIIAFAAYSLGVSILWVFLQAPDVALTEAAVGAGVMTILFLLTIVRTVRPPTDDLLESVGWRGVAAGGALSTLLLVTVPSLPAIGSDSPVTTGEVTAYYLENAYADTHVENAVTAVLAAYRGFDTLGEAVVVFAAGVAVLVVLRQEEFV; from the coding sequence ATGGTGTCGGCGCTGGAGGTCGCGACGCTCGTGTTCGTCCTCGGGACGGCCCTGACGGCCGCGCTGCTCCGGGACGTGCTCGGCGCGATCATCGCCTTCGCCGCGTACAGCCTCGGCGTCTCGATCCTGTGGGTGTTCCTGCAGGCCCCCGACGTGGCGCTGACCGAGGCGGCGGTCGGGGCGGGCGTGATGACGATCCTGTTCCTGCTGACCATCGTCCGGACGGTACGGCCCCCGACGGACGACCTGCTCGAATCGGTCGGCTGGCGCGGCGTCGCGGCCGGCGGCGCGCTGTCGACCCTGCTGCTCGTGACCGTCCCGTCGCTGCCGGCCATCGGGAGCGACTCGCCGGTGACGACCGGCGAGGTGACGGCGTACTACCTCGAAAACGCATACGCCGACACGCACGTCGAAAACGCCGTGACGGCGGTGCTGGCGGCCTACCGCGGCTTCGACACGCTCGGCGAGGCTGTGGTCGTGTTCGCCGCCGGCGTCGCCGTGCTCGTCGTCCTGCGACAGGAGGAGTTCGTATGA